From a single Bacillus pseudomycoides DSM 12442 genomic region:
- a CDS encoding 3-ketoacyl-ACP reductase, with translation MAELLQGKNALITGAGRGIGRAVAIALAKEGVNVGLLARSEENLKAVAKEVEAEGVKAVIATADVSSYEEVTTAIETLKKGLGSIDILINNAGISKFGKFLELDVADWEKIIQVNLMGVYYATRAALPSMIEQQSGDIINISSTAGQKGAPVTSAYSASKFGVLGLTESLAMEVRKHNIRVTALTPSTVATDMAVELGLTDGNPEKVMQAEDIAEFIVAQLKLNKRTFIKSAGLWSTNP, from the coding sequence TTGGCAGAATTATTACAAGGAAAAAATGCATTAATTACAGGAGCAGGAAGAGGGATTGGCCGTGCTGTGGCAATTGCTTTAGCAAAAGAAGGTGTGAACGTTGGTCTTTTAGCACGCTCAGAAGAAAACTTAAAAGCAGTTGCGAAGGAAGTAGAAGCAGAAGGTGTAAAAGCTGTTATTGCTACTGCTGATGTATCTTCATATGAAGAAGTTACTACTGCTATTGAAACATTAAAAAAAGGATTAGGTTCTATTGATATTTTAATTAATAATGCGGGTATTTCTAAGTTTGGCAAATTCTTAGAATTAGATGTTGCTGATTGGGAAAAAATCATCCAAGTAAACTTAATGGGTGTATATTACGCAACTCGCGCAGCGCTACCAAGCATGATTGAACAACAGTCTGGTGACATTATTAATATTTCATCAACAGCAGGACAAAAAGGTGCACCAGTAACAAGTGCATACAGTGCTTCTAAATTTGGTGTTCTTGGTTTAACAGAATCGTTAGCAATGGAAGTACGTAAACACAACATTCGTGTAACAGCTTTAACACCAAGTACTGTTGCAACTGATATGGCGGTAGAATTAGGATTAACAGATGGTAACCCTGAGAAAGTCATGCAAGCAGAAGATATCGCTGAGTTTATCGTAGCGCAGCTGAAATTAAATAAACGTACATTTATTAAATCTGCAGGACTTTGGTCTACTAATCCGT